A portion of the Marinitoga sp. 38H-ov genome contains these proteins:
- the rd gene encoding rubredoxin — translation MKKYVCTVCGYIYDPEEGDPTAGIPAGTTFENLPEDWVCPMCGVGKDMFEVQE, via the coding sequence ATGAAAAAATATGTATGTACAGTATGTGGTTATATTTATGATCCAGAAGAAGGAGATCCAACAGCAGGTATCCCAGCAGGAACAACTTTTGAGAATTTACCAGAAGATTGGGTATGTCCAATGTGTGGTGTTGGAAAAGATATGTTTGAAGTACAAGAATAA
- a CDS encoding Fur family transcriptional regulator: MKKYEEILKSYGIRPTFQRLTILKLISERKEHPSADEIYELLKDHTPAISRATVFNTVNLLSEKGVIEEIVTPRAIRYDYFYNEHNHFYCEKCGKVFDIEEKLPDVPKIEQIEGHKITKIQYLLTGICKDCLNK, translated from the coding sequence ATGAAAAAATATGAGGAAATTCTTAAAAGTTATGGGATTAGACCAACATTTCAAAGATTAACTATTTTAAAGTTAATATCCGAAAGAAAAGAACATCCTTCAGCAGATGAAATATATGAACTATTAAAAGATCATACTCCTGCAATTTCAAGAGCAACAGTTTTTAACACTGTAAATTTATTAAGTGAAAAAGGTGTAATTGAAGAAATCGTTACCCCCCGTGCAATTAGATACGATTATTTTTATAATGAGCATAATCATTTTTACTGTGAAAAATGCGGAAAAGTTTTTGATATCGAAGAAAAACTTCCAGATGTTCCTAAAATAGAACAGATTGAAGGCCATAAAATAACGAAAATACAATATTTACTTACAGGTATATGTAAAGATTGTCTAAATAAATAA
- a CDS encoding TIGR04013 family B12-binding domain/radical SAM domain-containing protein yields the protein MLLKRIIFRLFKSNRYSYVALISAIEKEDIQIEIILEKNFEKILEYNPKDTLIAYSFMSFDIFDVEKEIPILKEKGFKIVAGGPHPSAMPENTLNIGFDYIFVGEGEKNFTDFLKNILNNIEIKNKIIFSTDIVDLNKYPPFAIKNQHFMPIEITRGCPFLCGYCQTPNLFGRKVRHRDVEIILEYAKKGIKFNRKIARFITPNAFGYGSKNGVIPNVEKIEELLFNLKKIGMEEIYLGSFPSDVRPESVTPEVLKIIKKYVDNNMIIIGAQSGSERILNKIKRGHNLEIVERALALLNDYGFIPYVDFIFGFPFETDEDIKKTFDFMDKITEKYNAVIHSHTFMPLPGTPLFNTGPGKLNKKYYKKLGDLSRDEKLGGYWHKQEQLSLKLYNHFFGGE from the coding sequence ATGCTATTGAAAAGGATAATTTTTAGATTATTTAAATCAAATAGGTATTCATATGTTGCATTAATATCTGCAATAGAAAAAGAAGATATTCAAATAGAAATAATATTAGAAAAAAATTTTGAAAAAATATTAGAATATAATCCTAAAGATACATTAATTGCCTATTCATTCATGAGTTTTGATATATTTGATGTTGAAAAAGAAATTCCAATTTTAAAAGAAAAAGGTTTTAAAATAGTAGCAGGCGGGCCCCACCCAAGCGCAATGCCTGAAAACACATTAAATATAGGTTTTGATTATATATTTGTAGGTGAAGGGGAAAAAAACTTCACCGATTTTTTAAAAAATATATTAAATAATATTGAAATAAAAAACAAAATAATTTTTTCTACAGATATTGTAGATCTAAATAAATATCCTCCTTTTGCAATAAAAAATCAACATTTTATGCCTATAGAAATTACTAGAGGTTGTCCATTCCTCTGTGGATACTGTCAAACGCCTAATTTATTTGGAAGAAAAGTTAGACATAGAGATGTTGAAATTATACTAGAGTACGCTAAAAAAGGTATTAAATTTAATAGAAAAATTGCCAGGTTTATAACCCCAAACGCCTTTGGATATGGTTCAAAAAATGGTGTGATACCAAATGTAGAAAAAATAGAAGAATTACTTTTTAATTTAAAGAAAATAGGTATGGAGGAAATTTATTTAGGATCTTTTCCATCTGATGTAAGACCAGAATCTGTTACTCCTGAAGTTTTAAAAATTATAAAAAAATATGTAGATAATAATATGATAATTATAGGAGCTCAAAGCGGTAGTGAAAGAATTTTAAATAAAATTAAAAGAGGTCATAATTTAGAAATTGTGGAAAGAGCTTTAGCTTTATTAAACGACTACGGATTTATACCTTATGTTGATTTTATATTCGGATTCCCATTTGAAACTGATGAAGATATTAAAAAAACTTTTGATTTTATGGATAAAATAACAGAAAAATATAATGCAGTTATTCACTCACATACATTTATGCCATTACCTGGAACTCCTTTGTTTAATACTGGACCAGGGAAACTAAATAAAAAATATTATAAAAAATTAGGAGATTTATCTAGAGATGAAAAATTAGGCGGTTATTGGCATAAACAAGAACAATTATCACTAAAACTATATAATCATTTTTTTGGAGGCGAATAA
- the argS gene encoding arginine--tRNA ligase: protein MKLIEKILEDIFKETVKKIYPDTELKDPIIQRTSNENFGDFQTNFAMINSKILKKAPRSIAQEIIDNIPENNIIEKIEIAGPGFINIYIKNEFLVDYLPKIEKEDPDFSFIKDKGTVVIDYSSPNIAKPMHIGHLRSTVIGDSIKRIYRYLGYEVIGDNHLGDWGTQFGKLIVAYRLWLDKENYEKDPIGEMERIYVKFEQESEKNPDLLEEARQELKKLQDGDPENRKLWQEFIDLSLKEYNKIYKRMDIEFETYYGESHYHDIMPDIVKLLLDKGIATYSEGAVVVFFEEEENLPPAIIQKKDGAFLYATSDLACIKFRRETYNPNRILYVTDERQQTHFKQVFNIARKIGWDGNYQHIWFGLMRFADGVFSTRKGNVIKLEELLNKAVEKAKEIIEEKNPNLSEEEKNHIAEIIGIGAVKYSDLSQNRISHIIFDWDKMLAFDGNTAPYLLYTYARIQSLKRKAKETGYSLENIKLNLIEPLERKLGLLLTQLPIVVMRAADDYKPNLIADYLFELAQTYNSFYNSLPVLKEEESILKSRLLLSHLAGEVLRKGLNLLGINVVDKM from the coding sequence ATGAAATTAATTGAAAAAATATTAGAGGATATATTCAAAGAAACTGTAAAAAAAATATACCCAGATACAGAATTAAAGGATCCTATAATCCAAAGAACATCAAATGAAAATTTTGGTGATTTTCAAACTAATTTTGCTATGATAAATTCAAAAATATTAAAGAAAGCTCCTAGGTCAATAGCCCAAGAAATAATAGATAATATACCTGAAAATAATATAATTGAAAAAATAGAAATTGCTGGGCCAGGATTTATTAATATTTACATAAAAAATGAATTTTTGGTTGATTATCTACCAAAAATTGAAAAAGAAGATCCAGATTTTTCATTTATTAAAGACAAAGGAACTGTTGTTATTGATTATTCTTCTCCAAATATCGCAAAACCAATGCATATAGGTCATTTAAGAAGTACGGTTATTGGTGATTCTATAAAAAGAATATATAGATATTTAGGATATGAAGTAATAGGAGATAATCATTTAGGTGATTGGGGAACTCAATTTGGAAAACTAATAGTCGCTTATAGATTGTGGTTAGATAAAGAAAATTATGAAAAAGATCCTATAGGCGAAATGGAAAGAATTTATGTAAAATTCGAACAAGAATCTGAAAAAAATCCGGATTTATTAGAAGAAGCACGACAAGAATTAAAAAAATTGCAAGATGGAGATCCAGAAAATAGAAAGTTATGGCAAGAATTTATTGATCTTTCTTTAAAAGAATATAATAAAATTTATAAAAGAATGGATATAGAATTTGAAACATATTATGGCGAATCACATTATCATGATATTATGCCAGATATTGTTAAATTATTATTAGATAAAGGAATAGCTACATATAGCGAAGGCGCTGTTGTTGTATTTTTTGAAGAAGAAGAAAATTTACCACCAGCTATTATACAAAAGAAAGATGGCGCATTTCTATATGCAACATCTGATCTAGCTTGTATTAAATTCAGAAGAGAAACATATAATCCAAATAGAATATTATATGTAACCGATGAAAGACAACAAACTCATTTTAAACAAGTATTTAATATTGCAAGAAAAATCGGCTGGGACGGAAATTATCAACATATTTGGTTTGGATTAATGAGATTTGCTGATGGTGTATTTTCAACAAGAAAAGGAAATGTTATTAAATTAGAAGAGTTATTAAATAAAGCCGTTGAAAAAGCTAAAGAAATAATTGAAGAAAAAAATCCTAATTTATCAGAGGAAGAAAAAAATCATATTGCAGAAATTATAGGTATCGGAGCCGTAAAATATTCAGATTTGAGTCAAAATAGAATTAGTCATATAATTTTTGATTGGGATAAAATGTTAGCATTTGACGGAAATACCGCGCCATATTTATTATATACATATGCTAGAATTCAATCTTTAAAAAGAAAAGCCAAAGAGACCGGATATTCTTTAGAAAATATAAAATTAAATTTAATTGAACCATTAGAAAGAAAACTAGGACTATTATTAACACAACTACCAATAGTAGTTATGAGAGCGGCTGATGACTATAAACCAAATTTAATTGCTGATTATTTATTTGAATTAGCACAGACATATAATTCATTCTATAATAGTTTACCTGTATTAAAAGAAGAGGAATCTATTTTAAAATCAAGATTATTATTATCTCATTTAGCTGGTGAAGTTCTAAGAAAAGGTTTAAACTTGTTAGGAATAAATGTAGTAGACAAAATGTGA
- the dnaK gene encoding molecular chaperone DnaK, whose product MAEKEYVVGIDLGTTNSAIAWMKPDGNVEVIPNAEGKRTTPSIVHFSKDGTVIVGEPAKRQVVLHPERTIRSIKRKMGSDYKVNVDNKSFTPQQISAFVLQKLVRDAEAYLGGKIKKAVITVPAYFNDAQRQATKEAGEIAGLEVLRIINEPTAASIAFGLNKVHEDKKIVVYDLGGGTFDVSILDVGEGVIEVVSTSGNNHLGGDDFDQKIIDWLVEEFKKENGADISSDRQAMQRLKEAAETAKIELSTKLETEINLPFITVVNGQPVHLQKTLTRKKFEELVRDLVESTRKPIETALKDAGLSADEIDDVLLVGGSTRIPAVQELVKSIFHKEPSKGVNPDEAVAVGAAVQAAIMTGNTEQDLVLVDVTPLSLGVEVKGGLMEVIIPKNSKIPIRKSKVFTTAADFQTEVEIGVFQGERPIARDNFFLGSFKLTGLPPAPRGVPQIEVSFDIDANGIVNVSAKDLGTGKQQSMVVTGRNKLSSEDIERMIREAQEYEEQDKRKREEIELKNQADDLSYQVEKLINENKDKIPEDQKTRLESLISDVRDAINNNDISKLKIVMEDLKNESMKLGQFIYQQAQQSTNEETNTNPEDSQNN is encoded by the coding sequence ATGGCTGAAAAAGAATATGTAGTTGGTATTGACCTTGGTACAACAAACTCAGCTATAGCATGGATGAAACCTGATGGAAACGTTGAAGTAATTCCTAATGCTGAAGGTAAAAGAACAACACCTTCAATTGTACATTTTTCAAAAGATGGAACAGTTATTGTAGGAGAACCAGCAAAAAGACAGGTTGTATTGCATCCTGAAAGAACTATTAGATCAATTAAAAGAAAAATGGGATCAGATTATAAAGTAAATGTGGATAACAAAAGTTTTACTCCACAACAAATTAGTGCTTTTGTTTTACAAAAATTAGTTAGAGATGCAGAAGCATATTTGGGTGGAAAAATAAAAAAAGCAGTTATAACTGTTCCTGCATATTTTAATGATGCACAAAGACAAGCGACAAAAGAAGCTGGTGAAATTGCAGGATTAGAAGTTTTAAGAATTATTAACGAGCCAACAGCAGCATCTATTGCTTTTGGATTAAATAAAGTTCATGAAGATAAAAAAATAGTGGTATATGATTTAGGTGGGGGTACATTTGATGTTTCAATTCTTGATGTTGGTGAAGGTGTTATTGAAGTTGTATCAACATCAGGAAACAACCATTTAGGTGGAGATGATTTTGACCAAAAAATTATAGATTGGTTAGTAGAAGAATTCAAGAAAGAAAATGGTGCAGATATTTCTTCTGATAGACAAGCAATGCAAAGATTAAAAGAAGCTGCTGAAACGGCAAAAATTGAATTATCTACAAAATTAGAAACTGAAATTAATTTGCCATTTATTACAGTTGTTAATGGCCAACCAGTACATTTGCAAAAAACATTAACAAGAAAGAAATTTGAAGAATTAGTAAGAGATTTAGTAGAATCTACAAGGAAACCAATTGAAACAGCATTAAAAGATGCAGGGTTATCAGCTGATGAAATTGATGATGTATTATTAGTTGGAGGATCAACAAGAATTCCAGCAGTTCAAGAATTAGTAAAATCAATATTCCATAAAGAACCAAGTAAAGGAGTAAACCCTGATGAAGCAGTTGCTGTTGGAGCTGCAGTTCAAGCAGCTATTATGACAGGTAACACTGAACAAGATTTAGTTTTAGTTGATGTTACTCCATTATCATTAGGGGTTGAAGTTAAAGGTGGATTAATGGAAGTTATTATTCCAAAGAATAGTAAAATTCCTATCAGAAAAAGTAAAGTGTTTACAACAGCAGCAGATTTTCAAACTGAGGTTGAAATTGGAGTATTCCAAGGTGAAAGACCAATTGCTAGAGATAATTTCTTCTTAGGAAGTTTCAAATTAACAGGACTTCCACCAGCACCTAGAGGAGTTCCTCAAATTGAAGTATCATTTGATATAGACGCTAATGGTATTGTTAATGTTTCTGCTAAAGATTTAGGAACTGGAAAACAACAATCAATGGTTGTAACTGGAAGGAATAAATTATCTTCAGAAGATATTGAAAGAATGATTAGAGAGGCTCAAGAATATGAAGAGCAAGATAAGAGAAAAAGAGAAGAAATTGAACTTAAAAATCAAGCAGATGACTTATCATATCAAGTGGAAAAATTAATTAATGAAAATAAGGATAAAATACCAGAAGATCAAAAAACAAGGTTAGAATCATTAATAAGTGATGTGAGAGATGCTATAAATAATAATGATATATCTAAATTAAAAATAGTTATGGAAGACTTAAAGAACGAATCAATGAAATTAGGACAATTTATCTATCAACAAGCTCAACAATCAACAAATGAAGAAACAAATACGAATCCAGAAGATTCACAAAATAATTAA
- a CDS encoding transglycosylase SLT domain-containing protein, with the protein MKKLFIIIILLLTIILYSDLPDIDINFDSNLFSDDFNEYFEDMNKEWNEHLKYIDKQWEKLYEESQKEWDKYYEEYTKKEVEFIKNFKAIWGEDFEYVPDKWYDFSNDLKSFSIVTFKGDIENKYGYIEVKVIVDKNESKKNIEKKIKDQAEKTIFKKDEYTNKPILDNLVKKNDLETVKIKKEKEFENKVIYTTKIPIKNNPFLERAKQYIPIIDNIKNKYGIPRSFILSIIQKESSFLPNVRSKSGALGLMQLIPRYAATEAYIYLYNKKPNPRSLVNELYNPEKNILYGATYIYLLHNKYFEFEKDYSKRKYLVIAGYNMGPIAISKMVRGLNLENFDLSSLYHYLINNTRKETSNYLNKVLIYEKEWNKVYP; encoded by the coding sequence ATGAAAAAATTATTTATTATTATAATATTACTTCTTACTATAATATTATATTCGGATCTACCAGATATAGATATAAATTTTGATTCAAATTTGTTTTCTGATGATTTTAATGAATATTTCGAAGATATGAATAAAGAATGGAATGAACACTTAAAATATATAGATAAACAATGGGAAAAATTATATGAAGAAAGTCAAAAGGAATGGGATAAATATTACGAAGAATATACCAAAAAAGAAGTAGAATTTATAAAAAACTTTAAAGCAATTTGGGGAGAAGATTTTGAATATGTACCAGATAAATGGTACGATTTTTCCAATGATTTAAAATCTTTTAGTATTGTCACTTTTAAAGGTGACATTGAAAATAAATATGGATATATAGAAGTTAAAGTTATAGTTGATAAAAATGAATCTAAAAAAAATATTGAAAAAAAAATTAAAGATCAAGCAGAAAAAACAATTTTTAAAAAGGATGAATATACAAATAAACCTATTTTAGATAATTTGGTGAAAAAAAATGATTTAGAAACTGTCAAAATAAAAAAGGAAAAAGAGTTTGAGAATAAGGTTATATATACTACGAAAATACCTATAAAAAATAATCCATTTCTAGAAAGAGCAAAACAATATATACCAATTATTGATAATATAAAAAATAAGTACGGAATTCCAAGGTCATTTATTTTATCTATAATACAAAAAGAATCTTCTTTTTTACCAAATGTAAGATCTAAAAGCGGAGCATTAGGTTTAATGCAATTAATACCGCGATACGCAGCAACTGAAGCATATATATATTTATATAATAAAAAACCTAATCCAAGATCTTTAGTTAATGAACTATATAACCCAGAAAAAAATATATTGTATGGTGCTACTTATATATATTTATTACATAATAAATACTTTGAATTTGAAAAAGATTATTCAAAGAGAAAATATTTAGTTATTGCTGGATACAACATGGGTCCAATTGCAATTTCAAAAATGGTTAGAGGACTTAATCTTGAAAACTTTGATTTATCTTCATTATACCATTATCTAATAAATAACACCAGGAAAGAAACATCAAATTACTTAAATAAAGTTTTAATATACGAGAAAGAATGGAATAAAGTTTACCCTTAA
- a CDS encoding S-layer homology domain-containing protein: protein MKKLLLILTVLALAVFSFAATTYKDVPVNHWAFDSIERLSSLGIIEGFPDGTYQGLSQVNRYQLTVALDRALKYVEQQLFATLAEKVVSIDKQLQELSKKSSGLTKAEVENIIKDSMSNFDAGDLNNRIKELENSINELKTAYEVISFLSTKVDSLSNLETRIANLENNLSTLKELSTELSSLKSEVATNKAALESIGVLANKVASLETKINSINFDSQLASLESKKADKTDLEAYAKISDLNTLSGKLSNLENLTLSNSDKIKLLESNLNNFVTKSDLQEFVTFGSLNNELKNYALKSDLSGLVKDSQLNDYVTKSDLEAQLANYATSDSIVDSARVNKIEKTANQANILSWLGVLLGIAGITIYFINPSNY from the coding sequence ATGAAAAAACTTTTACTCATTTTAACAGTATTAGCTTTAGCTGTATTTTCCTTTGCAGCGACAACTTATAAGGATGTACCTGTAAATCATTGGGCATTTGATTCTATTGAAAGATTATCATCCTTAGGTATTATAGAAGGATTCCCAGATGGTACATATCAAGGATTATCCCAAGTAAACAGATACCAACTTACAGTAGCTTTAGATAGAGCATTAAAATATGTTGAACAACAATTATTTGCTACATTAGCTGAAAAAGTTGTTTCTATTGATAAGCAATTACAAGAATTATCTAAAAAATCTTCTGGATTAACTAAAGCTGAAGTTGAAAATATTATAAAAGATTCTATGTCAAATTTTGATGCTGGCGATTTAAACAATAGAATAAAAGAATTAGAAAACTCAATCAACGAATTAAAAACAGCTTATGAAGTTATTAGTTTCTTAAGTACAAAAGTTGATTCATTATCAAACTTAGAAACAAGAATTGCTAATTTAGAAAATAATCTATCTACTTTAAAAGAACTCTCAACAGAATTATCTTCATTAAAATCCGAAGTTGCTACAAATAAAGCAGCTTTAGAATCAATAGGTGTTTTAGCTAATAAAGTTGCATCTTTAGAGACAAAAATTAATTCAATTAATTTTGATTCTCAACTTGCATCTTTAGAAAGTAAAAAAGCTGATAAAACTGATTTAGAAGCTTATGCAAAAATTTCTGATTTAAATACTTTATCAGGAAAATTAAGCAATTTAGAGAATTTGACTTTATCTAATTCTGACAAAATAAAATTATTAGAATCAAATTTAAATAACTTTGTTACAAAATCTGATCTTCAAGAATTTGTAACTTTCGGATCTTTAAATAATGAATTAAAAAATTATGCTTTAAAATCTGATTTATCAGGTTTAGTAAAAGATTCTCAATTAAATGATTATGTTACAAAAAGTGATTTAGAAGCTCAATTAGCTAATTATGCAACTTCAGATTCAATTGTTGATTCTGCTAGAGTTAATAAAATTGAAAAAACTGCAAATCAAGCAAATATCTTGAGTTGGTTAGGTGTTTTATTAGGAATAGCAGGAATAACTATATACTTTATAAATCCTTCAAACTATTAA
- the aspS gene encoding aspartate--tRNA ligase: MRLKRTHKCGELNSKNVNDVVILNGWVERIRDLGGIKFGLLRDRYGKIQFVIDPENKNIYDLANEIGNEYVIAIKGKVRNRPEDAVNKNMKTGEIEVLVEDLEILSESETPPIYVNKEEEISENLRLKYRYLDLRKERMQRNILMRHKALQIVRQYFSENDFVEIETPYLTKSTPEGARDFLVPSRLKPGSFYALPQSPQLFKQLLMVSGFDRYFQIARCFRDEDFRADRQPEFSQIDFEMSFVDMNDILTFSEGLLGKLFKELLNYELELPLRRYTYDEVMDKYGSDKPDTRYGLEIQDFTEYFKNTKAEFIKSSIEKGESVRGIVLENKGNKFSRKRIDEYTEFAKSVGANGMIWVRNENGEVKSSIKKLAEDELKELFEKEIIKNNDIAFILVGKRLEINKILGHIRNKLIKEEMDKKEGFDVLWVVDFPMFAWDEEEKRLVAEHHPFTMPKLEEFEKYADTDPLKIRAQCYDLVINGYEMASGSIRVHRKDLQNKIFELIGLSEKEINEKFGFLIEAFKYGPPPHGGAALGFDRLIAIMVGEESIKEVIAFPKTASGSDPMTEAPSAVSERQLKELKIKLDL; the protein is encoded by the coding sequence ATGCGTTTAAAAAGAACACATAAATGTGGAGAATTAAATAGTAAAAATGTAAATGATGTTGTTATTCTCAATGGTTGGGTTGAAAGAATAAGGGATTTAGGAGGTATTAAATTTGGATTATTAAGAGATAGATATGGGAAAATTCAATTTGTAATAGATCCTGAAAATAAAAATATATATGATTTAGCTAATGAAATAGGTAATGAATATGTTATTGCTATTAAAGGAAAGGTAAGAAATAGACCTGAAGATGCAGTAAATAAAAATATGAAAACCGGTGAAATAGAAGTTTTAGTTGAAGATCTTGAAATATTATCAGAATCTGAGACGCCACCTATATATGTTAATAAGGAAGAAGAAATTTCAGAAAATTTGAGATTAAAATATAGATATTTAGATTTAAGAAAAGAAAGAATGCAAAGAAATATATTAATGAGGCATAAAGCATTGCAAATAGTTAGACAATATTTTTCTGAAAATGATTTTGTTGAAATAGAAACACCATACTTAACAAAAAGTACTCCAGAGGGAGCAAGAGATTTCTTAGTGCCTTCAAGGTTAAAACCTGGTTCTTTTTATGCATTACCTCAATCGCCTCAGTTATTTAAACAATTATTAATGGTATCTGGTTTTGATAGATATTTTCAAATAGCTAGATGTTTTAGAGATGAAGATTTTAGAGCAGATAGACAACCAGAATTTTCTCAAATAGATTTTGAAATGTCATTTGTTGATATGAATGATATATTAACTTTTTCAGAAGGATTATTAGGGAAATTATTTAAAGAATTGCTAAATTATGAGTTGGAATTGCCATTGAGAAGATATACATATGATGAAGTTATGGATAAATATGGATCAGATAAACCGGATACAAGATATGGATTAGAAATTCAAGATTTTACTGAATATTTTAAAAATACGAAAGCAGAATTTATTAAATCTTCTATTGAAAAAGGTGAAAGTGTTAGAGGTATCGTATTAGAAAACAAAGGGAATAAATTTTCTAGAAAAAGAATAGATGAATATACAGAATTTGCAAAATCTGTTGGTGCAAACGGTATGATTTGGGTGAGAAATGAAAATGGTGAAGTAAAATCGTCTATAAAGAAATTAGCTGAAGATGAATTAAAAGAATTATTTGAAAAAGAAATAATAAAAAACAATGATATAGCATTTATTTTAGTAGGAAAAAGATTAGAAATTAATAAAATATTAGGTCATATTAGAAATAAATTAATAAAAGAAGAAATGGATAAAAAAGAAGGGTTTGATGTATTGTGGGTAGTTGATTTTCCAATGTTTGCATGGGATGAAGAAGAAAAAAGATTAGTTGCAGAACATCATCCTTTTACAATGCCAAAATTAGAAGAGTTTGAAAAATACGCAGATACAGATCCTTTAAAAATTAGAGCTCAATGTTATGATTTGGTAATTAATGGATATGAAATGGCCAGTGGAAGTATAAGGGTTCATAGAAAGGATTTACAAAATAAAATTTTTGAATTAATAGGATTAAGCGAAAAAGAAATTAATGAAAAATTTGGATTTTTAATAGAAGCTTTTAAATATGGACCACCTCCACATGGTGGAGCTGCATTAGGTTTTGATAGGCTAATAGCTATTATGGTTGGTGAAGAATCAATAAAAGAAGTAATAGCTTTTCCTAAAACAGCAAGTGGTTCTGATCCTATGACCGAA